The Methylomonas koyamae genome has a segment encoding these proteins:
- a CDS encoding flavin reductase family protein gives MGVEAKQFKGALKLWASGVTVVTTQSRENQPKGMTATAFSSVSLDPPQILVCLNQATDTGAALLESRHFAVNILSEAQEDVSNQFAGSTTQEQRFAAVPWQAGENGAPLLSDALAALECRVVQQIQAGSHWVVIGEVDRVVCRDGDPLLYYHSAYRRVAAAD, from the coding sequence ATGGGTGTCGAAGCTAAACAATTCAAAGGTGCTCTGAAATTATGGGCCAGCGGGGTAACGGTGGTGACCACCCAAAGCCGCGAAAATCAGCCCAAGGGTATGACCGCGACCGCTTTCAGCAGCGTTTCGCTGGATCCGCCGCAAATTCTGGTGTGCCTGAACCAGGCCACCGATACCGGTGCCGCGTTGCTGGAGAGCCGGCACTTTGCAGTGAATATCCTGAGCGAAGCCCAAGAAGACGTTTCCAACCAGTTTGCCGGCAGCACCACGCAGGAGCAGCGGTTCGCGGCCGTACCTTGGCAAGCCGGGGAAAACGGTGCGCCGCTGTTGAGCGACGCGCTGGCGGCTCTGGAATGCCGGGTGGTGCAGCAAATCCAGGCCGGGAGCCATTGGGTGGTTATCGGCGAAGTCGACCGCGTCGTTTGCCGCGATGGCGATCCATTGTTGTATTACCACTCCGCGTATCGGCGCGTGGCCGCGGCAGATTAA
- a CDS encoding Nif11-like leader peptide family natural product precursor: protein MSVKVIKEFSEKAKVDQDLKEKLKACLKIKELILLGKEYGFDIDEVSLYPPNEPQFVEEQLSERLVKALLRA, encoded by the coding sequence ATGTCAGTAAAGGTTATTAAAGAATTTTCCGAAAAAGCCAAAGTCGATCAGGACTTGAAAGAAAAGCTCAAGGCCTGCTTGAAAATCAAAGAATTGATTTTGTTGGGTAAAGAGTACGGCTTCGATATAGACGAAGTCTCTTTGTATCCGCCGAACGAACCGCAATTCGTCGAGGAGCAATTGTCGGAGAGACTGGTTAAAGCCTTGCTCAGAGCTTGA